The sequence below is a genomic window from Coffea arabica cultivar ET-39 chromosome 4c, Coffea Arabica ET-39 HiFi, whole genome shotgun sequence.
AAAGATACAGAATGAAATCATAATCTTAGATGCTGCAGCATTAGTTTAGTTGAACGAATGAGATTATAATCTTAGATGCTTGGAGGCCTAGCATTATTTTTGTCATTCGCTCATGCCAAATGCTGCTGCTTATGATCTTGTTCTTGTTATGTATTAGTAGTTTCTATAAAGCTTTTGGTCAGCTTATCAGCTTTTGTTGTCTGCTTTCTCAGACGCTTCAACTGTTGGAATTGGAAGAATATACACTAGTTCCGTACTTTCATTAGTGTTCCATCTCCACCTCATAGCCTAAGTAAAAAGGTTACTGCTCCCTCCGTCGCCGCAATTCATCCCATTTTGATGAACACGTTGGTTAAACTCTTCCCGCTTAGTTTAATTCCAGCAAGAGAAGCTTTGGCTGGGGAGGAGAACACCGTCAATTAAGGCcatgcttggattgcttgtttccgtcagaaaatattgtcgttttctgtaatcacatttctctatcacctttttttctcacatatattaaattgctacagtaatttttttatgaaaaatgacgaaaaatacaatccaaacccAACCGAAATCTTCTTATTAATCCTTCGAATTCGTAGTGACTTTTACGCGTTGAACCCAAAGTGCCTTAATATCTCGCAAAGACCAGCAGACCCAACTCAGAAAAGTCTTTTGGCCTTCTGGGCACCCATCAGCAGTCGGGACTCGGGACCATCACAAACAAACACGGGACTTTTGAGCATTGACTTTGACCAAATGCTTTTCAGTTTTTACCCCAAGTTAGTTTCCACTGAAATTGCAGAGAGAGATTCCGCTGGACCGGACCGGGCCGGGCTCACCCCTTTCCAGTCCACCTGTTAAGGACTAAGTACAGTAGAttagttcttcttcttcttcttctccttccagTTTCATGATCAATCATTTTAAACCAAATAAACCTAATTTAAGAGGGTTCGCATTTGATAGTTTCCTAGTAATTCCTAGCTTGCAGTTTCTTGCCTCGTTGATATCTATAGCCGATTATACAAACATAGTTTGACCGCCATGTCTGATCCAATTCTATCCGCGGTCTTAACCCAGCTGGGTTCCATCCTGGAGACCCAAATCCGCCAAGAATTGAAACTCGTGGTGGGTGTGGACAAAGATATCGAGAACCTTAAAACTACCCTCCGTTCCATCGAAGCCGTGATGGTGGATGCTGAGAAGAAACAAGTCAAGGACAAATCCGTGGAACAATGGCTGCAGAGGCTCCAAGAAGTCGTATACGACATGGATGACGTATTGAACGAGTGGAACTCGGCACTTCTGAAGACAGAAACTCGGGAACTCGAAGATTCTGCAACCCCTCACAAAAAGGTGTGCCTTTTCATTTCCTCACCTTGCCTTTGCTTTAGCCGGGTTGCTAGACGTCGTGACATAGCCCTTAAGATTCAGGTTATCAATAGAAATTTGGATCTAATTGCCGGAGAAAAGGATAGGTATAAGTTCACGACTGTCACCGGGTATGAAGGGCCCGTGAGAGCTAAAACCACCTCTTTTGTTGATGTGGCTAAAGTCCGAGGTCGAGATGGAGACGAGGCTACTCTTGTGGACCAATTGCTTATGCAGGGTAGTCGTGGAATGAGGCCCCTCCACACCATTTCTATTGTGGGTATGGGCGGGATTGGAAAGACGACCCTTGCCCAATTAGTCTACCGTTCTGAACAGGTGAAAGCTCATTTCCCTACCATGTCGTGGGTTTGTGTTTCCGAACCTTTCGATGATCTGAGAGTTGCTAAAGCAATCGTTGAATCGCTTGAAGGGAGTGCACCAAACTTATTCGAACTGGAAACTGTATTGGGTCGTCTGAGAGACCGCATTAAGGGACAGAAATTCCTTCTTGTGCTGGATGACGTATGGACCGAGGATTATGAAAGGTTAGAACCCCTGATAAGCTCCCTTAGCAGTGGTGCCCCTGGTAGTAAAGTTTTAGTCACTACGAGGAATGAGAGGGTTGCTCAGATGATGGAAAGTAGCTACCTGCTGCGTTTGGGGGAATTGACTGAGGAGGATTGCTGGTCTCTCTTCAGTCAATTAGCTTTTTCTGAAAGAAGCCAGAAAGACATTCAAGAACTGAAAGATATTGGTATGAGAATAGCTAGCAAGTGCAAGGGCTTACCTCTAGCTGCAAAAACTATAGGGAGTTTAATGCGCTTCAAAACTTCACTTCAAGATTGGAAGAATGTTCTGGAGAGTGATATGTGGGACTTGGAAGCAGAAAAAGGTATTTTTCCTCCTCTGCTGTTGAGCTATTATGATTTGCCTTTACCAGTGAAAAGGTGTTTCTCGTATTGTGCCATCTTTCCACAGGATTACGAGATAGAGGCTGACAATCTAATCAAGCTGTGGATGGCGCAAGGTTATCTTAGTGCGAATGGAACTGGGGAAATGGAAGCAACTGGTAGGGAGTACTTGAACACTTTAGTGATGAGGTCCTTCTTCCAAATGAAAAAGGATAAGGATAAGGGTCGGGATAATGCTACTAGGTTGAAGATGCATGACATGGTTCTTGATTTAGCACGGTATCTCAGAAAAAATGAATCCTATGTCATGGAGGTTGATGGCAGATTGGTTCACCGGATCAATTCATCCTGTGATAAGGCCCGACATTTGACATTGATACGTTCAGAAGACGTCCATTTCCCCTTGTCCATACGCAATGTAGGAAAACTACACACGTTTTGGGTTCAATCATTTTATGACTCCCCACCAATTGTTAGTGAGGTTGACAGAATCTCACCTGATTTATTTGACGGCTTGGGGCATCTCAAGGCTTTGGATTTGAGTCGTAACAGGTTGTGTGAACTCTCAGAGGAGATAGATAAATTGACAAATCTGAGGTATCTCAACTTATCCCATAATCCATTTTGGGAATTGCCTGAAACAGTTTGTGATTTGTATAACTTGCAAACCTTGAAGCTTGTTGCATGCGACCATCTTAGGCAAGTACCTAAAGGGATTGGCAAACTAAGAAACTTGAGGCATCTTGAGATTGATCGTACAGGTAGTCTAAGGACATTGCCTAAAGGGATAGGAATGCTGCCCTCTCTTCAAACACTGACCAAGTTTGTTCTAGCTGGCGTTACTGATGGTGAAGAAACAATTTGCACAATAGGAGATCTCAGTAGTCTGAACCAGCTTCACGGCTGTCTCAGAATAGAAGGTCTGGGTTATGTAGCAAATGCAGATCAAGCAGAGAAAGCTCAGTTGAAGAACAAGAAGCACTTGGCCGAATTGCATTTGGATTTTAATCCTCAACTGCAAGCTGGGGGGAGAACAGATGTTGCTGATGCTCTTCAATTGTGCTCGGATTTGCAAACATTGCATCTCAGTTTCTATGGTGGTGCTCGCCTCCCCGTTTGGATGACATCACTAAATAATTTGCGAAAGCTCCGACTTCAAGATTGTCCAAATTGTACCACTTTGCCTCCTTTGGGTCGGCTTGCGTCCCTTGAAAATCTCTGCTTAGAGAACATGCATGGATTGAAGCTTATTGGCACTGAACTTTTTGGAGGACCTGATTTGGGTGGATGCATGCAGACGAATGGTGCACCGTCAACAGCTGCACTTGCCATATTCCCGAAGTTGAAGAAGCTCAAATTTGCAGGCATGAGTAGTTGGGAAAAATGGGACATGACCTGCAAAGATGGAGGCGCTAAAGAGGGAAATCCGAGTATTATGCCATATCTTCGCTATTTGAAGCTTTCAGATTGCAGCAAGCTGAACACGCTGCCGGATCACCTGCTCGAGAAGACTCCCATACGAAAGTTGTACATCCACAACTGTCCACCTCTGCAGCAACAATACCAAAAGAGAATAGGGGAGCATTGGAGGAAGATATCCCACATCTCTAGGGTCCGAATTTCATGATGTTGAAACCGCTATGTATATTGTAACTCTAATGGGAGTTTTTGAGTATTTGCTAATGACTGATCTGCTGCTCTCAAATTCATAGAGACTTCCTCAAGTACCAGTACTGGGGATGTTTTTCCTCTTCGTATAATTGGTTGCTTGTTTGCTTCTTCGTATACAACTAATGTGTCTGTTGTATAATTCAGTTCTTTTGTTGATGAATGGATTGTGTGTGAAATTTCCTCCTCCGACAACATCATTTGGTCACATTGCTTTCTGCAGACTTGTATATGGGAACAAACTCGAAAAGACTCGAGCCTGAAGGAAGCCGAATCTAAATCCGCCACTTCAATCTACTCTTCAATATCGTCCCAAGGATGGAAACAAGAAGCCAACGAACTGGATTCCCCTTATGCAACAGAAGCCAAATGGAGTACCCGTTGCTCTTTCAATTTCAAACTGAATCATTTCTTGGTTTATATGCTGTCAATGGGCTGCACCATCCAAATTTTATGGATTCGCTCTGTGACCCATATGATCtatttaatttaaataaaatcagAAACCCAAATAGGTATACACTATACAGTACAGACTCGAAGGTCGATCCTGCTGGCAGTCAGCATCCCCTTTAACTAAAACTGTCTCTCCGAAGAAAATCAGAGCAGCCACTGAATTCAATACCTTTCTCAATAAATATATGCAAGtccgccaaaaaaaaaaaaatttttttttttttggttcattcATCGGAGGATAAGGAAAGTAAAAGTGAAGctaatcaattttgaagaaaagtgaAAGAATACAGCCACGTACTGTAACAGATTCTTCTCCAAACAAATTGGGAGAAGTAATTGGTCTTTGAGTGGTCGGTCGGTCGGTCATCAGAAAGCTTCATCTCCCACATTATTAATGCCGACAACTTAAAAATTTGTAATATTCGTATCGGACAAAGCCAAAAGGAAACGTAGCTCTCTTAACTTTTAGGTTTGAGACAAACAGCGTTATTCTTTTTCGATGGCATTATGTGATCTCTCTTTGTTACCTTTTTTACTTCTGGAAGAGAGTTGGATGATTCATCATCTTTTATCGATTTCTAGACAGGGTTCGCTTCAAtttttttgcttcatttcttttggtttctttctgaatttttttttttttttttttttttaccgaaCATGACTCAGCATTTTCGACTGAATCTGGGATACTTTTATACTAATAAACatgctagtttttttttttttttttttttgtataaccAAACGATAATATAATAAACATGCTAATTAATTCGAGTATTCAGCAGCCTAAAGAGATACATCTGCATCCTCAGTCATCTTGGCTGAGATTTTGTTGTGCTATTGAAAAGCTTTcctttattatatttaaaaaaaagaaaaaaaataaaaatggagaacaaatgataaactaaCATTTTACGGCGTTCATGCAAGGGGTAAAACCACATaatatgaagaaaaatatttgtTTTACGCATCACTTTCGCAAGGGATCTCCAAATCCATCCCAACTCAGCagagcatatatatatatatattcacctATGGTACGGATCCCAAAAACTGATACTCACACCTATACGTAAAGAAGCATATCGTGTACAAAGTCCATAGAATGATTGTGAAACTTCCTAAAAAACTCAAGGCATATGCATACAAACTGAAATCATTGGTCACCTATGCTTTTACCGAATGCTATTTATTGCTAGCTGGAAGACAGTTTAGATGTTTGACCATCTTGGATGGCGCCACGTCTGAtttgtccttttcttttgtcaagagtattttatttttatgtgaTCAAGGCATCGAGATGTTCACATACATACATCGAAGACAACAAATTTTTCTTTCGATTCGATTCATCCAGATCCAGGCACAGGCGGATACAGCCTTCCCCTCTGGCTCCGGTATGATGCTTATTTAATAAAATGACACCTGCTACTAGTAGGAAGGAggtgctccttttttttttttttttggttgttgttctttTTGGTATAAGATGAAAAGAAACTAGTGTGAGGTGGGCGGTCAGGAGCCACCACTTTTTCTAGTGGGGTGGGCGGTCAGGAGTTTAATCCTTGTCTCCAACCAAATTATTTGCTCCTTATGGATAACTCGATTGGTCTCAACAAGTCTTTTTAGAAATTGGTGTTCAGTGGCCCGCAAGGGTCCGAGTCCTGTGGTTATCGTGTTCGAAAGGATGGGACCTTTCCTCTCAGATCGAAGTGGGATTAGTCGAACCCCGTAAAAATTGACTCGAATACCCACTCCGTCAGTgaaaagaaaatatcatgaatcACCAAATGAAGAAATGTGTTAAGTAGCAGTAGTGTGACGGTGATCCTGCCCCGTTCTTTATTGTGCGTTTTCTCCATCATTTGTCAGACACCTGGAAGCATCTTTTAAGTTTTGAATTTGATAATACAAGGAAATGAtagtcttcttctttcttccccCTTCCTTCCGTGGCGGGCCtcatttggattgcattttttattattttttatgaaaaaattactgtaataaTTTAATGTATGTGAAGAAAAAAGGTAATAGATAAATATGTTTACGAAAAATAACGTAATTTTTTGACGAAAAACGGTAATCCAAACAGGGCcttcctt
It includes:
- the LOC113742407 gene encoding disease resistance protein RGA2-like; the protein is MSDPILSAVLTQLGSILETQIRQELKLVVGVDKDIENLKTTLRSIEAVMVDAEKKQVKDKSVEQWLQRLQEVVYDMDDVLNEWNSALLKTETRELEDSATPHKKVCLFISSPCLCFSRVARRRDIALKIQVINRNLDLIAGEKDRYKFTTVTGYEGPVRAKTTSFVDVAKVRGRDGDEATLVDQLLMQGSRGMRPLHTISIVGMGGIGKTTLAQLVYRSEQVKAHFPTMSWVCVSEPFDDLRVAKAIVESLEGSAPNLFELETVLGRLRDRIKGQKFLLVLDDVWTEDYERLEPLISSLSSGAPGSKVLVTTRNERVAQMMESSYLLRLGELTEEDCWSLFSQLAFSERSQKDIQELKDIGMRIASKCKGLPLAAKTIGSLMRFKTSLQDWKNVLESDMWDLEAEKGIFPPLLLSYYDLPLPVKRCFSYCAIFPQDYEIEADNLIKLWMAQGYLSANGTGEMEATGREYLNTLVMRSFFQMKKDKDKGRDNATRLKMHDMVLDLARYLRKNESYVMEVDGRLVHRINSSCDKARHLTLIRSEDVHFPLSIRNVGKLHTFWVQSFYDSPPIVSEVDRISPDLFDGLGHLKALDLSRNRLCELSEEIDKLTNLRYLNLSHNPFWELPETVCDLYNLQTLKLVACDHLRQVPKGIGKLRNLRHLEIDRTGSLRTLPKGIGMLPSLQTLTKFVLAGVTDGEETICTIGDLSSLNQLHGCLRIEGLGYVANADQAEKAQLKNKKHLAELHLDFNPQLQAGGRTDVADALQLCSDLQTLHLSFYGGARLPVWMTSLNNLRKLRLQDCPNCTTLPPLGRLASLENLCLENMHGLKLIGTELFGGPDLGGCMQTNGAPSTAALAIFPKLKKLKFAGMSSWEKWDMTCKDGGAKEGNPSIMPYLRYLKLSDCSKLNTLPDHLLEKTPIRKLYIHNCPPLQQQYQKRIGEHWRKISHISRVRIS